In the genome of Leeuwenhoekiella sp. MAR_2009_132, one region contains:
- a CDS encoding solute:sodium symporter family transporter has product MTATYIGFFGFTLFVIFYTTWKLRKDQFTTANGYFLAGRTLTGTVIAGSMILTNISTEHLIGMNGSSYQNGIIVIAWEVTSAIALVIAALFFIPRFIRMGLTTIPEYLEKRFDSTTRSVVAFLLMLSFVVTLLPIVLYTGAINIESVFSFSEMFDISRSTALVYTVLVIGVIGSLYAIFGGLKAVAYSDTLNGVGLMAGGILIPLFALYQIGDGSIFGGMQTVYDFAPEKFDIIGAEDSNLPFSTLFTGLMINQVYFWGMNQAIIQRAFGAKNLAEAQKGLIYTGVLKLFVPIIIVLPGLIAYYYFQDEFQATPDLIYPLLVKKVLPTYLFGFFAAVILGAVLSTFNSVLNSASTIFCLDIYKKLINPTVSDKKLVRFGKLSSLVLAVLAIAVAPMVAYAPDGLYLLLQELNGIFFIPISSVIIAGIFFKQINAKGAKAGLLFGFSFYILTTFILKLDIHFVHLWGIEFVLNFLIMFLVSKVTFKGNYVQELYPNPSEPWKYVNVAGSILVALTVGIYIWLS; this is encoded by the coding sequence ATGACAGCTACCTATATAGGTTTTTTTGGATTCACCTTATTTGTAATTTTTTATACGACATGGAAACTTCGTAAAGATCAGTTTACAACCGCAAATGGTTATTTTTTAGCCGGCAGAACTCTTACCGGAACTGTGATTGCGGGATCAATGATTCTTACAAATATATCTACAGAACATCTTATAGGTATGAATGGGAGTTCGTATCAAAATGGTATTATCGTAATCGCCTGGGAAGTCACCTCGGCGATTGCGCTTGTTATTGCAGCCTTATTTTTTATACCCCGATTTATACGAATGGGGCTCACCACAATTCCTGAATATCTCGAGAAACGTTTTGACAGTACCACACGATCTGTAGTCGCATTTTTATTAATGCTCTCCTTTGTGGTAACACTGTTGCCAATTGTATTGTATACAGGTGCGATAAATATCGAAAGTGTTTTTAGTTTTTCTGAAATGTTTGATATTTCTAGATCTACAGCACTTGTCTATACCGTCCTGGTTATAGGAGTAATCGGTTCTTTGTATGCGATTTTTGGCGGACTGAAAGCTGTTGCCTATTCCGATACTTTGAATGGAGTAGGGCTTATGGCAGGAGGAATTTTGATTCCGCTATTTGCGTTATATCAAATAGGTGACGGAAGTATTTTTGGCGGAATGCAAACCGTTTATGATTTTGCTCCCGAAAAGTTTGACATCATAGGTGCTGAAGATTCTAACCTTCCTTTTTCAACTTTGTTTACCGGATTAATGATTAATCAGGTATATTTCTGGGGGATGAATCAAGCTATTATTCAGCGTGCATTTGGTGCCAAGAATCTTGCTGAAGCGCAGAAAGGGCTTATTTATACTGGTGTTTTGAAGCTTTTTGTCCCCATTATCATCGTGTTGCCGGGACTTATAGCGTATTATTACTTTCAAGATGAATTTCAAGCAACACCAGATTTAATTTATCCATTGCTCGTAAAGAAAGTATTGCCTACCTACTTATTCGGCTTCTTTGCTGCCGTAATTCTGGGAGCAGTATTAAGTACCTTTAATAGTGTACTCAACTCTGCAAGCACCATATTTTGTCTTGATATTTATAAGAAGCTTATTAACCCAACCGTATCTGATAAAAAGTTGGTGCGCTTTGGTAAGTTATCTTCATTAGTTTTAGCAGTTTTAGCTATTGCTGTTGCTCCTATGGTTGCATACGCACCAGATGGGTTGTATTTGTTATTACAGGAACTCAATGGTATTTTCTTTATCCCGATTTCTTCAGTAATTATAGCCGGTATTTTCTTCAAACAAATAAATGCAAAAGGAGCAAAGGCAGGTTTACTATTTGGCTTTTCGTTCTATATTCTTACAACGTTTATTCTAAAATTAGACATCCACTTTGTGCATCTTTGGGGTATTGAGTTTGTTCTAAATTTCCTGATTATGTTTCTGGTATCTAAAGTTACCTTTAAAGGTAATTATGTTCAGGAATTGTACCCCAATCCAAGTGAACCCTGGAAATATGTAAACGTGGCAGGGTCTATACTGGTAGCGCTCACCGTAGGAATATATATATGGCTATCCTAA
- a CDS encoding inositol oxygenase family protein, which yields MDATANGPMHNLDDWEDDLLNRYPDPEPSEKSEEEFRNYIDSDRVDTVKEFYRVNHKYQTYDFVTQKENEFLKFDRREMSIWEAIDFLNTLVDDSDPDIDLDQLQHLLQTSEAIRADGHPDWFVLTGFLHDVGKVLCLFGEPQWAVVGDTFPVGCAFSDKIVYPEFFKDNPDTYNQEYNTKLGVYEENCGLDKVKMSWGHDEYLYQILKDYLPEPALYMIRYHSFYSQHRENAYAHLMTQKDHEMFEWVKKFNPYDLYSKAPVPPDSKKLRPYYEELVKKYLPETLKF from the coding sequence ATGGATGCTACAGCAAACGGCCCTATGCATAATCTAGACGATTGGGAAGATGATTTATTAAACAGATATCCAGATCCGGAACCTTCAGAGAAAAGTGAGGAAGAATTTAGAAACTATATAGATTCAGATCGGGTAGATACAGTTAAAGAATTTTACCGCGTAAATCACAAATATCAGACGTATGACTTTGTTACTCAAAAGGAAAACGAATTTTTAAAGTTTGATCGCAGAGAAATGTCTATTTGGGAAGCCATTGATTTCCTGAATACGCTTGTAGACGATAGTGATCCTGATATTGACTTAGATCAATTGCAGCATTTACTACAAACATCTGAAGCTATACGTGCAGACGGTCACCCAGACTGGTTTGTACTTACCGGATTTTTACACGACGTAGGTAAAGTATTATGTCTTTTTGGAGAGCCACAATGGGCAGTTGTAGGAGATACTTTCCCGGTAGGGTGTGCTTTTTCAGACAAAATAGTTTACCCGGAGTTTTTTAAAGACAATCCTGATACCTACAATCAAGAGTACAATACCAAACTAGGTGTTTATGAAGAAAATTGTGGTCTAGATAAGGTTAAAATGAGTTGGGGACACGATGAATATCTGTATCAGATTCTTAAAGATTATCTGCCCGAACCTGCTTTGTATATGATACGGTATCACTCGTTTTACTCACAACATAGGGAAAATGCATATGCACATTTAATGACTCAAAAGGATCACGAGATGTTTGAGTGGGTTAAGAAATTTAATCCCTACGATTTATATTCAAAAGCACCGGTGCCACCAGATTCTAAAAAGTTGAGACCGTATTACGAAGAATTGGTAAAAAAATACTTACCAGAAACCTTAAAGTTTTAA
- the thiM gene encoding hydroxyethylthiazole kinase: protein MNEKLWQHILTVRNQSPLVQNITNYVVMNNTANALLAIGASPIMAHAHHEMASMQKICNALVVNIGTLDEYWVESMLIAATEANHNNKPWILDPVGAGATPYRDEVLNRLLELKPAAIRGNASEILALAKHNKTQTKGVDSTASSLEAIDAARYLTKEFGCLVVISGETDVIVNEGQEFKLNNGNALMTKITGMGCSATAILAAFIAVITNKTEAAVAATALISIAGELAAKNSAGPGSLQMNILDKLYNITETEFLQHIKLSN, encoded by the coding sequence ATGAACGAGAAACTCTGGCAACATATTTTAACCGTAAGAAATCAATCGCCACTAGTGCAAAACATCACAAATTATGTGGTGATGAATAACACTGCAAATGCACTTCTCGCCATTGGCGCATCTCCTATTATGGCGCACGCACACCATGAGATGGCTTCCATGCAAAAAATATGCAACGCACTTGTAGTTAATATAGGCACCTTAGATGAGTACTGGGTAGAATCTATGCTCATTGCAGCAACCGAGGCAAACCACAACAACAAACCCTGGATTTTAGATCCTGTGGGCGCAGGTGCTACGCCATATCGCGATGAGGTATTAAATAGACTTTTAGAACTTAAACCTGCTGCAATACGTGGCAATGCGTCAGAAATCCTGGCATTAGCAAAACACAATAAAACACAAACTAAAGGTGTTGATAGTACTGCGTCTAGTCTTGAAGCTATAGATGCTGCCAGATACTTAACTAAAGAATTTGGATGTCTTGTAGTAATCTCTGGCGAAACTGATGTTATTGTAAATGAAGGTCAAGAATTTAAATTAAATAATGGGAATGCATTAATGACAAAAATTACGGGTATGGGGTGTTCTGCAACCGCCATACTTGCTGCATTTATTGCCGTAATTACTAATAAAACTGAAGCTGCAGTTGCAGCAACTGCCCTAATTAGTATTGCAGGAGAACTCGCCGCAAAAAACAGCGCAGGTCCAGGAAGTTTACAAATGAATATTCTGGACAAATTGTATAACATCACAGAAACCGAATTTTTACAGCATATTAAACTTTCTAATTAA